TTTTGGGACCAGTGGCGCACTACGCCGCGCGTTATTGGCGGTGCCATTTGGGAGTTTAAAGATCAAGGCTTGTTAAAGAAAGACTCAACCGGTAAATCATACTACGCCTACGGCGGCGATTACGGCGAGCGCTATTATGACGATTTCACCATCAAAGGAATTGTAGATCCTGCTGGTCGCCCTAAGCCTGCTATTTATGAGTGCAAGCATGTATTTCAACCGGCAGAATGTACGCTGAAAGACGGCGCCAACATCCACATCAAAAACTGGAGCAGTGTTGCTAACCTGAACGAGTATGAGGTTTACCTGCAGGTGCGCGAAGATGGCCAAGTGATCAGCAAAAAAATAATGCCGCGTGTAAACCTGGCAGCCGGACACGATACCACCATCAGCATAAAATCTTACCTGCCGAGCTTTAAAGCCGGTCATGAATACCTGGCTGATATCCATTTTGCCCTGGCCGAAGATAAAGCCTGGGAAAAGAAAGGTTACGAGATTGCCGAAGATCAGTTTGCACTGACCAGCCTGGCTGAGGTTAAACCGGTAGCCAAAACTTATCCTGCATTGAAAGTGGAAGACATTGGCAACTTTGCCATGACAGGCATCAAAAATGGCAACGTAAGCATCAGCTTTGATAAAAAATCAGGCTTGCTGATTGGCTACGCTGTTAAAGGACAGCAACAGATCATCTCACCGCCAATGCCGCATTTTGTGCGCCCGGTTACTGATAATGACCACCGCGGTTGGAAAATGGAGCGCAAGCTGAAAGCTTGGTTCAACGCACAGTTAAAAGTTAAGAGCGTAAACATTGATAAATCTCAAGCTGATAATGGCATTGTAAAAATTACGGATGTGTATTCTGTAATTCCCGACAGTGCTTCGGTTACACTGGTTTATACCATCAATGGCGATGGCGCCATTAAGGTTGATTACAACCTGCAGGCCAATACCAAGTTGCCTAACCTGCCAAAAGTTGGTTTACAAATGGGCATTGATAAAGCCGATACAACGATTACTTACTACGGTCGTGGTCCGTGGGAAAATTATATCGATAGAAATACCGGTTCTGAGGCTGGCGTGTATACATCAACCATCAGCAACTTTATGGAGCCATATGTAATCCCGCAGGAGAATGGCAACCGTACCGATGTGCGCTGGATGCTGCTGGCCGATAAGCAAAACAAAGGCTTGCTGGTGGTAGCCGATAGTTTGCTGAGCATGAGCGCCTGGCCGTATACCGAAGATAATATTGTAAAAGCCAAGCACACCAACAAGCTGCGCGACGGCGGACAGGTAACGCTGAACATTGATCTGAAACAAATGGGTGTTGGCGGTAATGACAGTTGGAGTGAAGTAGCCGAGGCGCTGGAAAAATACCGCATTCCGGCAGGCAATTATCACTATAGCTTTTACCTGATGCCATACAGCGGCAAGCCTGAAGATGCCGGTGCTGCGGCTCTGAAACTTAAAACAAGATAATGATGCAAAAGAAAATCGTCCTTATAGCTTATGTATGCCTTTGCTGCCTAACGCTGCGGGGGAGCGCTCAGGTGCGGAGTGGTTCCCCTGCAAAGGATGACCTTAAACGTGTTTTTGAACATCCGCCCGAAAGCGCTAAGCCATGGGTGTTCTGGTACTGGATGTATGGCGCCGTAACCCGCGAAGGCATCACCGCCGATTTGCAGGCGCTAAAACAAAACGGTATTGAAGGCGCCTTTCTGATGCCTATCAAAGCGCCGGGTGCGCAACCGATGATACCCAACCCCATAGTGCAGCTGAGCCCGCAGTGGTGGGACATTATTAAATACACTATGCAGGAGGCCGACCGCATTGGCGTTAAACTGGCTATGCACGATGCCGATGGTTTCGCCCTGGCAGGTGGTCCGTGGATTACGCCGGAGATCTCGATGCAGAAGGTAGTGTGGAGCAAAAAGATTATCGCCGGAGGCAAAGCGTTTAACGATACGCTGCCAACCCCTGCGCATTATAAAAACTATTATAAAGATATTGAAGTGCTGGCCTACCCGTCGTTAACAGGCGAGGGGGTGAGCAGCTACGATTTTCATCCGAAGGTAACCACTAGCCTGGCTGGTACCGAAGTGCAGTCTTTAGGTGAGCGCGGTAACAGAAAGAGCGTGTCTACCTCTGATGCCTGCTGGTTCCAGTTAGAATTTGAGAAACCTTTTACCAGTCGTTCTTTGATCATCCATACTTCGGCCAGTAACTACCAATCAGAGCGATTGGAAGTGCAGGTGAGCGATGACGGTCAGACGTTCAGAAGCCTTGGTCACCTGGATCCGCCGCGTGCGGGCTGGCAGGATGGCGATTCGGAGATTACCAATGATATCCCGGAAACCACCGCCAAGTACTACCGCTTTGTATATGATAAAGCAGGCTCTGAGCCCGGTGCTGAAGATCTGGATTTTGCCAAATGGAAACCTATGTTGAAGTTTTGCGGCATTGAGTTGATGGCTCAGCCGCACATACATCAGTATGAAAGCAAAACCGGCGAAGCCTGGCGCGTAAGTAAGCATACCACTGCCCAGCAATTGCCGGACGCGTTGTGTATCCCGAAAGATAAGATCATCAATATAACCGATAAACTGGGAGCCGATGGTCGCCTGAACTGGACTGCACCTGCCGGTAACTGGACCATCATCCGCATCGGGCACACCTCAACCGGGCACATGAATGCCACAGGTGGTGGCGGTATTGGTTTGGAGTGCGATAAATTTAGTCCGGAAGTGGCTACCCTGCAATTCAACAGCTGGTTTGGCGAGGCCATTAAACAAGCCGGACCGGACCTGGCTAAACGTGTTTTAAAAACCCTGCATATTGATAGCTGGGAGTGTGGCAGCCAGAACTGGTCGCCAATTTTTGCAGAGGAGTTTAAAAAACGCCGTGGCTATGACCTGATGCCTTACATGCCGCTATTTGCCGGTGTGCCGGTACAGAGCGCCAGCGAATCTGAAAAAGTACTGGCCGATGTGCGCGAAACCATTGCCGAACTGCTGGTAGACAAGTTCTACGCCACCATGGCCAAACTGGCACATGAAAAAGGTTGTGATTTTACGGCCGAAAGCGTTGCCCCAACCATGGTTGGCGACGGTATGATGCACTACAAAATGGCCGATATACCGATGGGCGAGTTCTGGTACCGGAGCCCTACGCATGATAAACCAAATGATATGGCCGACGCCATTTCTGGCGGACACATCTACGGTAAGAATATCATCCAGGCAGAAGCATTTACAGAACTGCGCCTGATGTGGGACGAGCACCCCGGCACACTTAAAGCCATGGCCGATTATAATTTTACCCTCGGTATCAACCGTTATGTGTTTCACGTAAGTGTGCATAACCCCTGGCTGGACAGAAAGCCGGGTATGACGCTGGACGGTATCGGTAACTTCTTCCAGCGCGACCAAACCTGGTGGAAACCCGGCAAAGCCTGGTTTGAATACATTACCCGTTGCGAGGCACTGTTGCAAATGGGCCACCCTGTTACAGATATAGCTGTGTTTAGCGGCGAAGAAATACCGCGCCGTGCCGTATTGCCAAACAGGTTAACCACGGTGTTACCTGGCCTGGTAGGCGAAGAAGCCGTGAAAAAAGAAGCCGCCCGCCTGGCTAACAAAGGCGAGCCGCAGATCAGCATGGTAGAAGATGCCACCCACTCGGCCAATATGGAAATTGCCGGACAGATGATTGATCCACTTCGCGGCTATGCTTATGATTCGTTTAATAAAGACGCATTGTTGAACCTGATGAAGGCGCAAAACGGCCGCGTGGTATTGCCCGGTGGCGCCAGTTATGGTGTACTGGTTATTCCCGGACCTACGGCGCTTGACCCGAATGGCAAACTATCAGTAGCAAGCCAGAATAAAATCAATGAGCTGGAAAAGGGAGGCGTTAAGGTAATCTATGGTCAGCACCCCTACCAAAAAGCTACGTTTGATGACTGGAAGATCAGTCGCGATTTCATTGCCACAGAGAACAGCCAGCCTGCTAAAGGCGTTGCCTGGATACACCGTGCTGGCGCCGATTTCGATCTGTACTTCATCTCTAATCAACAGGCTGAAAAGAGGACTTTAAACCTTTCGCTGCGCGCGACAGGTAGAGCAGTGGAGTTGTGGGATGCGGTGACCGGTGAGATTGCTACTGCCAATGGCTGGAAAGTGAATGCTAGTCGCACGGAGTTGCCACTCGCGCTGGACGCCAATGGATCTATCTTTATCATCTTGCGTAAAAACGCGCCTGCAACCATCGCGAAAGCAAAAACAGGGGAAGCGAAAACCGTGCAAACACTTGGCGATAAATGGCAGGTGAAATTTAACCCAGCCTTCGGCGGACCGAAAGAGGAGGTGACTTTGAATACTACAGATGATTGGTCTAAACAAGCTGATGCGGGTATCAAAAATTATTCAGGCACCGCCATATACTCGCAAAGCTTCAACTGGAAACCATCGGCCTCAAAAGAGATCTGGATTGATTTTGGCAAAGTGAATAACCTGGCCGAGGTATATGTAAATGGTGTAAACTGCGGCGTAGCGTGGACCTACCCGTACCGCGTTAACATTACCAAAGCGCTGAAAGCCGGTAAAAACGATCTGAAAGTTGAAGTGACCAACACCTGGGCCAACCGTGTCAAAGCAGATCATGATTTGCCGCAGGCCCAGCAGGTAACCTGGACTAATGCGCGCTATTATTTAGAGAACCGCAAGCCGTTGCCTGCAGGTTTAACGCAGGTGGTGAAGCTGGTGGGACGGTAGCCTGCTTTTAAACCACTTTGTCATTTCGACGAACCGAAAGGGCCTTGTACGTTTGGGTGAGGAGAAATCTTAGACCTGCGGCATCCCACGGTGGGGGGCTTGGAAGGCGTCTAAGATTTCTCCCGTTGGTCGAAATGACAAAAGGGTTGAGGAATGTTCCATGCAGTCGCTCGCGTCTACGCGAGTGACGACTATCCGGCGGCCTCTGGCCGCCGTGATCTGATAGGCGATGCAGTTGGTCGATCCCGTCAAAGAGCGTCGGCATTGAGCGATTCCCCTCTTGAGAGGGGGCAGGGGTGTGTCCTTTAAACATGCGTAATGACACACCCCTACAGCAGCACTATCGACGCGCCCCCTCTCAAGAGGGGATTTAATCGCATGGTCTTGTGTTTGTGAAATTAAAATAACTATAAATTAAAATATATACCTATATTGTTTGGTTATGAGAAATGTGCTGAAGCTAATTGCCCTGGGGGCAGCAGGTGTTTTAGGGTTTAACCAGGCCAGTGCCCAGAGCAAGGCGCTCACCAATACCACGGGCAGCCCTTACGCGGTGCTGAACAGTGTTGATATGGGCAATGTTACCTGGACCAAAGGTTTCTGGGCCGACCGCTTTAAAGTGTGTCGCGATACGATGATCCCTAACCTGTGGCGTATTTATAATGACCCGAAGATCAGTCACGCATTTCAGAATTTTGAGGTTGCCGCCGGACTGGAGGATGGCGACCACGAGGGCCCTCCGTTCCATGATGGCGATTTCTATAAGCTGATGGAAGCCGAGATCAGCATGTATGCTACTACGCATGACCCGAAGATTGATGCGCAGTTAGACAACGCTATTGCCGTTATTGCTAAAGCGCAACGTGCCGATGGGTACATCCATACCCCGGTTATCATCTCGGCCCGGAAAAGCGGTAACGAGAAAGCCTTTAACGACCCCAATAACTTTGAGGCCTACAACCTGGGCCACCTGATGACGGCGGCTTGTATCCACTACCGTATCACCGGTAAAAAGAACTTTTTGGCTGTAGCTATTAAGGCGACAGATTACCTGGATAATTTTTATAAAAACCTATCGCCCGAGAATGCTCGTAGCGCCGTTTGTCCGTCGCACTATATGGGCGTGGTAGAAATGTATCGTACCACTAAAAATCCTAAGTATCTGGCGTTGGCCAAGCACCTGCTTGATATACGCGGAGAAAATAAAAACGGTACGGATGATAATCAGGACCGCATCCCGTTCCGCCAGCAAACACAGGCCAATGGGCACGCGGTACGCGCCAATTACCTGTTTGCAGGTGCCGCAGACGTGTATGCCGAAACCGGCGACACCACCCTGATGCACACGCTGAACCTGATGTGGAACGACGTGGTCACCCGCAAAATGTACGTAACCGGTGGTTGCGGCTCGTTGTATGACGGCGTATCACCTGACGGTACATCATACAAACCTGATGATGTGCAAAAGATCCACCAGGCTTACGGTCGTGATTACCAATTGCCAAATTTTACCGCCCACAATGAAACCTGCGCCAATATTGGCAACGTGTTGTGGAACTGGCGCATGCTGCAGGTAACCGGAAAAGCGCAATATGCCGATGTAATGGAGCTGGCACTGTACAACAGCGTACTTTCGGGCATCAGCCTGAGCGGTCGCGATTTTTTGTATACCAACCCATTGAGCTATTCTGATAACCTGCCGTTTAAACAACGCTGGTCTAAAGACAGGATAGGCTATATCAAGTTATCAAATTGTTGCCCACCGAACGTGGTGCGCACGATAGCTGAAGTGGCTGACTATGCTTATAGTACATCAGACAAAGGTCTATGGTTTAACCTATACGGCGGC
This region of Mucilaginibacter yixingensis genomic DNA includes:
- a CDS encoding glycosyl hydrolase, translating into MMQKKIVLIAYVCLCCLTLRGSAQVRSGSPAKDDLKRVFEHPPESAKPWVFWYWMYGAVTREGITADLQALKQNGIEGAFLMPIKAPGAQPMIPNPIVQLSPQWWDIIKYTMQEADRIGVKLAMHDADGFALAGGPWITPEISMQKVVWSKKIIAGGKAFNDTLPTPAHYKNYYKDIEVLAYPSLTGEGVSSYDFHPKVTTSLAGTEVQSLGERGNRKSVSTSDACWFQLEFEKPFTSRSLIIHTSASNYQSERLEVQVSDDGQTFRSLGHLDPPRAGWQDGDSEITNDIPETTAKYYRFVYDKAGSEPGAEDLDFAKWKPMLKFCGIELMAQPHIHQYESKTGEAWRVSKHTTAQQLPDALCIPKDKIINITDKLGADGRLNWTAPAGNWTIIRIGHTSTGHMNATGGGGIGLECDKFSPEVATLQFNSWFGEAIKQAGPDLAKRVLKTLHIDSWECGSQNWSPIFAEEFKKRRGYDLMPYMPLFAGVPVQSASESEKVLADVRETIAELLVDKFYATMAKLAHEKGCDFTAESVAPTMVGDGMMHYKMADIPMGEFWYRSPTHDKPNDMADAISGGHIYGKNIIQAEAFTELRLMWDEHPGTLKAMADYNFTLGINRYVFHVSVHNPWLDRKPGMTLDGIGNFFQRDQTWWKPGKAWFEYITRCEALLQMGHPVTDIAVFSGEEIPRRAVLPNRLTTVLPGLVGEEAVKKEAARLANKGEPQISMVEDATHSANMEIAGQMIDPLRGYAYDSFNKDALLNLMKAQNGRVVLPGGASYGVLVIPGPTALDPNGKLSVASQNKINELEKGGVKVIYGQHPYQKATFDDWKISRDFIATENSQPAKGVAWIHRAGADFDLYFISNQQAEKRTLNLSLRATGRAVELWDAVTGEIATANGWKVNASRTELPLALDANGSIFIILRKNAPATIAKAKTGEAKTVQTLGDKWQVKFNPAFGGPKEEVTLNTTDDWSKQADAGIKNYSGTAIYSQSFNWKPSASKEIWIDFGKVNNLAEVYVNGVNCGVAWTYPYRVNITKALKAGKNDLKVEVTNTWANRVKADHDLPQAQQVTWTNARYYLENRKPLPAGLTQVVKLVGR
- a CDS encoding glycoside hydrolase family 127 protein: MRNVLKLIALGAAGVLGFNQASAQSKALTNTTGSPYAVLNSVDMGNVTWTKGFWADRFKVCRDTMIPNLWRIYNDPKISHAFQNFEVAAGLEDGDHEGPPFHDGDFYKLMEAEISMYATTHDPKIDAQLDNAIAVIAKAQRADGYIHTPVIISARKSGNEKAFNDPNNFEAYNLGHLMTAACIHYRITGKKNFLAVAIKATDYLDNFYKNLSPENARSAVCPSHYMGVVEMYRTTKNPKYLALAKHLLDIRGENKNGTDDNQDRIPFRQQTQANGHAVRANYLFAGAADVYAETGDTTLMHTLNLMWNDVVTRKMYVTGGCGSLYDGVSPDGTSYKPDDVQKIHQAYGRDYQLPNFTAHNETCANIGNVLWNWRMLQVTGKAQYADVMELALYNSVLSGISLSGRDFLYTNPLSYSDNLPFKQRWSKDRIGYIKLSNCCPPNVVRTIAEVADYAYSTSDKGLWFNLYGGNTLNSKLKDGSAIKVTQETDYPWNGKINVTLNQSPTKAYSMFFRIPGWCKGASLTVNGQPVNVVLTSGQYAEVNRQWKTGDKIELNLPMPVQMLESNPLVEETRNQVAVKRGPVVYCLESADLPKGDKVFDVALSAKAELQPQMISIDNSPIMSLTGKADLRNQANWNGQLYKEITPVKENAVNVRLIPYYAWGNRGHVEMETWMPFDR